From the genome of Triticum aestivum cultivar Chinese Spring chromosome 3B, IWGSC CS RefSeq v2.1, whole genome shotgun sequence, one region includes:
- the LOC123068337 gene encoding Bowman-Birk type trypsin inhibitor: MKRCIAAVLLVLSLEALAAGRLSATVADDHVDTIRLPSNGLADEVATAATEIGAEKTRPWKCCDRPLCSRSIPPRCRCMDAVEQCDEACTRCEASQSDPSKRICNDRYHGWPGPSCTNPDADDIPSGPGVSGPPVAVAAEEEEVVSEESAVVGKEKPRPWKCCDDTLCTRSAPPTCACNDKVKKCAKTCKKCEKDESDASRFVCRDRYFGWPGPKCTEI; this comes from the exons ATGAAGAGATGCATTGCTGCCGTTCTGCTGGTGCTTTCACTCGAGGCCCTCGCCGCCGGGCGCCTCTCGGCTACCGTCGCCGACGACCATGTGGACACCATTCGTCTCCCGAGCAACG GTCTTGCCGATGAAGTAGCGACGGCGGCTACGGAGATCGGCGCCGAGAAGACGAGGCCGTGGAAGTGCTGCGACCGCCCGTTGTGCAGCAGGTCCATCCCGCCGCGGTGCCGCTGCATGGACGCGGTGGAGCAGTGCGACGAGGCCTGCACCCGCTGCGAAGCGTCCCAGTCCGACCCTTCCAAGCGCATCTGCAACGACCGGTACCACGGCTGGCCCGGGCCCAGCTGCACCAACCCCGACGCCGACGACATCCCAAGTG GTCCGGGAGTTTCTGGTCCGCCGGTCGCGGTGgcagcggaggaagaagaagttgtTAGCGAGGAGAGCGCCGTCGTCGGCAAGGAGAAGCCGAGGCCATGGAAGTGCTGCGACGACACCCTGTGCACCAGGTCTGCCCCGCCGACCTGCGCCTGCAACGACAAGGTGAAGAAGTGCGCCAAGACCTGTAAGAAGTGCGAGAAGGACGAGTCGGACGCTTCCCGCTTCGTGTGCCGCGACCGCTACTTCGGCTGGCCCGGGCCCAAGTGCACCGAGATCTAG